Proteins encoded by one window of Portunus trituberculatus isolate SZX2019 chromosome 27, ASM1759143v1, whole genome shotgun sequence:
- the LOC123509771 gene encoding 3-hydroxyisobutyryl-CoA hydrolase, mitochondrial-like isoform X1, producing MLPCQLRSLRLSTVVRPLLLHARTMAAAPEPPVILQDVGDKGVITLNRPKALNALNHQMIQLIQPRLKEWESSKSMVIIKGAGEKAFCAGGDVRAVVETVGEPDALGEYFFRDEYILNCLIGTLHIPYIALIDGITMGGGVGLSVHGQHRVATERTVFAMPETGIGLFPDVGGAYFLPRLGGRLGMYLALTGHRLKGRDVLKAGVATHVCDAERIGELEESLLSLQSPYPEDVASVLQKFHEESAFSKDAPFSLQPVLPKIQSCFSGGSVEEICGNLEKDGSEWAVKQLEILKKMSPTSLKVTFQQVERGAHLTLQECLAMEYRIVKRIYKEHDFTEGVGAVLIKKHQKPVWKPASLSEVSDQHIANHYFSPLNPAEELPL from the exons ATGTTGCCATGCCAGTTGAGATCGTTGAGGCTGAGCACGGTGGTACGCCCGCTGCTGCTGCACGCCCGCACCATGGCTGCCGCCCCCGAGCCCCCGGTGATCCTGCAGGACGTGGGGGATAAGGGCGTCATCACCCTCAACAGACCCAAGGCACTCAACGCCCTCAACCACCAGATGATACAGCTCATTCAGCCCCGCCTCAAGGAGTGGGAGTCCTCCAAGAGCATGGTCATCATCaaag GGGCGGGAGAGAAGGCGTTCTGTGCTGGCGGCGACGTGCGAGCTGTGGTGGAGACAGTGGGTGAGCCAGACGCCCTAGGGGAGTACTTCTTCCGGGACGAGTACATCCTGAACTGTCTGATAGGCACACTGCACATCCCCTACATTGCCCTCATTGACG GCATCACCATGGGTGGCGGTGTGGGCCTCTCAGTGCACGGCCAGCACCGAGTGGCCACCGAGCGCACCGTCTTTGccatgccagagacaggtatcgGCCTCTTCCCTGACGTTGGTGGTGCCTACTTCCTACCTAGACTGGGGGGACGGCTGGGAATGTATTTGGCCCTCACTG GCCATCGACTGAAGGGACGAGATGTGTTGAAGGCAGGCGTGGCGACCCATGTGTGTGACGCGGAAAGGATTGGGGAGCTGGAGGAGTCTCTGCTTAGCCTGCAGTCTCCTTATCCCGAGGATGTTGCTTCCGTGTTGCAGAAGTTCCATGAG GAGTCGGCCTTCAGCAAAGACGCACCATTCTCCCTGCAGCCGGTGCTCCCCAAGATTCAGTCCTGCTTCTCGGGTGGCTCAGTGGAAGAGATCTGTGGCAATTTAGAGAAG GATGGCTCAGAGTGGGCAGTGAAGCAGCTGGAGATCCTGAAGAAAATGTCCCCCACGTCCCTGAAGGTGACGTTCCAGCAGGTTGAGCGCGGGGCACACCTCACCCTGCAGGAGTGTCTGGCCATGGAGTACCGCATTGTCAAGCGCATCTACAAGGAACATGACTTTACTGAAG gcgtGGGAGCAGTCCTCATCAAGAAGCACCAGAAGCCAGTGTGGAAGCCTGCCAGCCTGAGTGAGGTGTCTGACCAGCACATTGCCAACCATTACTTCTCCCCACTGAATCCTGCAGAGGAGCTTCCCTTGTAA
- the LOC123509771 gene encoding 3-hydroxyisobutyryl-CoA hydrolase, mitochondrial-like isoform X2, producing the protein MLPCQLRSLRLSTVVRPLLLHARTMAAAPEPPVILQDVGDKGVITLNRPKALNALNHQMIQLIQPRLKEWESSKSMVIIKGAGEKAFCAGGDVRAVVETVGEPDALGEYFFRDEYILNCLIGTLHIPYIALIDGITMGGGVGLSVHGQHRVATERTVFAMPETGIGLFPDVGGAYFLPRLGGRLGMYLALTGHRLKGRDVLKAGVATHVCDAERIGELEESLLSLQSPYPEDVASVLQKFHEESAFSKDAPFSLQPVLPKIQSCFSGGSVEEICGNLEKDGSEWAVKQLEILKKMSPTSLKVTFQQVERGAHLTLQECLAMEYRIVKRIYKEHDFTEGIRAVLVDRDNNPQWEPKTLEELTPERVEEYFSPLPNGEELEL; encoded by the exons ATGTTGCCATGCCAGTTGAGATCGTTGAGGCTGAGCACGGTGGTACGCCCGCTGCTGCTGCACGCCCGCACCATGGCTGCCGCCCCCGAGCCCCCGGTGATCCTGCAGGACGTGGGGGATAAGGGCGTCATCACCCTCAACAGACCCAAGGCACTCAACGCCCTCAACCACCAGATGATACAGCTCATTCAGCCCCGCCTCAAGGAGTGGGAGTCCTCCAAGAGCATGGTCATCATCaaag GGGCGGGAGAGAAGGCGTTCTGTGCTGGCGGCGACGTGCGAGCTGTGGTGGAGACAGTGGGTGAGCCAGACGCCCTAGGGGAGTACTTCTTCCGGGACGAGTACATCCTGAACTGTCTGATAGGCACACTGCACATCCCCTACATTGCCCTCATTGACG GCATCACCATGGGTGGCGGTGTGGGCCTCTCAGTGCACGGCCAGCACCGAGTGGCCACCGAGCGCACCGTCTTTGccatgccagagacaggtatcgGCCTCTTCCCTGACGTTGGTGGTGCCTACTTCCTACCTAGACTGGGGGGACGGCTGGGAATGTATTTGGCCCTCACTG GCCATCGACTGAAGGGACGAGATGTGTTGAAGGCAGGCGTGGCGACCCATGTGTGTGACGCGGAAAGGATTGGGGAGCTGGAGGAGTCTCTGCTTAGCCTGCAGTCTCCTTATCCCGAGGATGTTGCTTCCGTGTTGCAGAAGTTCCATGAG GAGTCGGCCTTCAGCAAAGACGCACCATTCTCCCTGCAGCCGGTGCTCCCCAAGATTCAGTCCTGCTTCTCGGGTGGCTCAGTGGAAGAGATCTGTGGCAATTTAGAGAAG GATGGCTCAGAGTGGGCAGTGAAGCAGCTGGAGATCCTGAAGAAAATGTCCCCCACGTCCCTGAAGGTGACGTTCCAGCAGGTTGAGCGCGGGGCACACCTCACCCTGCAGGAGTGTCTGGCCATGGAGTACCGCATTGTCAAGCGCATCTACAAGGAACATGACTTTACTGAAG GCATTCGGGCTGTCCTGGTGGACCGGGACAACAACCCTCAGTGGGAACCCAAGACTCTGGAGGAACTCACTCctgagagagtggaggagtacTTTTCACCATTGCCCAATGGAGAAGAACTTGAGCTGTAA